In the genome of Paenibacillus pabuli, one region contains:
- a CDS encoding lysophospholipid acyltransferase family protein, giving the protein MIRAVKSKPFNRIFALYNHYYLLRRRFRSFTLSGSLDPLLPHTGSPIEPDQPVIYFMNHSSWWDGLLLYHASQQTSRGDHYVMMEEEQLRRYAFFRRLGAYSINKENASGIRTSLQYSTELLHSGKRVWIFPQGEILHQDARPIEFRSGIGLLLRRSPHAVAVPVTLCHGMVQHDLPEVSMQVGTPLIEDWKTWKSEEIATRLSRVLGQQLNDHKSELVRIGQGSLPGAFPLIRHVRSTSEKYDAARKRVNR; this is encoded by the coding sequence ATGATTCGCGCCGTAAAATCAAAACCGTTTAACCGGATTTTTGCCTTATACAATCATTATTACTTGCTGCGGAGACGTTTTCGCTCGTTTACTCTATCAGGTTCACTGGACCCGCTGCTCCCTCATACTGGCTCACCCATAGAACCGGATCAGCCTGTCATCTATTTCATGAATCACAGTTCCTGGTGGGATGGTTTGCTGCTCTATCATGCATCACAGCAGACTTCCCGAGGCGATCATTATGTGATGATGGAAGAAGAGCAGCTTCGACGATATGCCTTTTTCCGTAGACTAGGTGCGTACTCAATCAACAAGGAGAATGCTTCCGGCATTCGAACCTCCTTGCAATATTCGACCGAGCTGCTTCACTCCGGCAAAAGGGTCTGGATCTTTCCCCAAGGGGAAATTCTGCATCAGGATGCCCGGCCAATCGAGTTCCGTTCAGGCATTGGGTTGTTGTTACGGCGCTCTCCACACGCTGTGGCTGTACCTGTGACTTTGTGTCATGGCATGGTGCAGCATGATTTGCCGGAAGTATCAATGCAGGTGGGCACACCTCTGATCGAAGATTGGAAGACATGGAAGAGTGAAGAGATTGCCACCAGATTGAGCAGGGTGCTTGGGCAGCAGCTGAATGACCACAAATCAGAGCTGGTACGCATCGGGCAGGGGAGCTTGCCGGGTGCTTTTCCACTGATCCGCCATGTGCGTTCTACGAGTGAAAAATACGATGCGGCACGAAAGCGGGTGAACCGTTAG
- a CDS encoding carotenoid biosynthesis protein, producing MIQGLYWAWYVIGATLMLTIGVPDVLSFSNGLFLIFYALYVLDLIYQGRRRIGLSDQSVIWMKPALWLASAVIWLGGMGVEWVGVHTHWPFGEYSYSDFFGIHLFSVPVTLGFAWIAVVGNSALLSGGGSTWAGKLIRAVKTGFWAIVLDLVLDPVAHARGFWQWQAPGGFYGVPWTNYISWFVMGAFLSLFFPAMPSDRSSLLRAKWLYQLFILLFGLLALKEGIMGSFIIAIAGMLLVEGSWLYDSRRKIKTV from the coding sequence ATGATTCAGGGCTTGTACTGGGCGTGGTATGTCATTGGAGCGACTTTGATGCTGACCATCGGTGTTCCGGATGTGCTGTCCTTCTCCAACGGTTTGTTTCTGATCTTCTATGCACTGTATGTGTTGGATCTGATTTATCAAGGACGAAGACGAATCGGATTGTCCGACCAGTCAGTCATCTGGATGAAACCCGCACTCTGGCTGGCTTCTGCTGTGATATGGCTGGGCGGCATGGGGGTGGAATGGGTTGGTGTGCACACACACTGGCCCTTTGGCGAGTATTCATATTCCGATTTCTTCGGAATTCACCTGTTCAGTGTACCCGTTACGTTAGGCTTCGCCTGGATCGCAGTGGTGGGTAACTCGGCTCTGCTCAGCGGAGGCGGCTCTACCTGGGCGGGCAAGCTGATCCGGGCAGTCAAGACTGGATTTTGGGCCATCGTGCTCGATCTGGTGCTTGATCCGGTTGCGCACGCCAGAGGGTTCTGGCAATGGCAAGCCCCGGGCGGATTCTACGGTGTACCCTGGACCAATTACATAAGCTGGTTTGTCATGGGAGCGTTCCTCTCTTTATTTTTTCCGGCAATGCCTTCCGATCGAAGCTCATTGCTGCGTGCCAAATGGCTGTATCAGCTGTTTATTCTTCTGTTCGGATTATTAGCTCTCAAAGAAGGAATTATGGGCAGCTTCATCATTGCTATTGCAGGAATGCTTCTTGTCGAGGGGAGCTGGCTGTATGATTCGCGCCGTAAAATCAAAACCGTTTAA
- a CDS encoding phytoene desaturase family protein, with amino-acid sequence MKQAAIVGSGIGGLTSALLLNRQGWDVTVYERGSRVGGRIGYEQEGDYRIDQGPTIVLLPEMLLGILEEAGVDRSKIELLRCDPLYRVHYSSGRVMTKMTERKQQAEEIERLFPGESHGFTRFMKDMDTLFPAGRAAFLERAFPRKRDFFTPSLMSLMGRLRAHKSVRKAVGDYFQHEELLDAYSLQSLYIGGSPFGTPGIYSLLPYAEHEYGIWMVKGGYAALPALLEQELISRGGRVVLNTEVTGLNIENGICKGIETAAGAENVDAVIYNGDFPHLTGLLGQTPEASRKRKPYRPSSGCVLIYAGVNKAWEDATTHQFFLPPSLDGSLREVFHQRRIPAKSSFYVFNPAVLDKTAAPPGQSVLYFLIPVPNADGVDWSRESEALAERVLEEAEQRGFPGLREAIKWKKIRTPADAERDGLYGGGSFGIAPVLFQSGVYRPQPKPFPAIRGLYAAGASVHPGGGVPIVMQSARMAVNLLMREMET; translated from the coding sequence ATGAAACAGGCAGCCATCGTAGGTTCAGGCATCGGTGGGTTAACTTCAGCGTTGCTGCTGAATCGTCAGGGATGGGACGTAACGGTATACGAACGGGGTTCCAGAGTCGGTGGTCGTATTGGTTACGAGCAGGAAGGCGATTACCGAATTGACCAAGGCCCTACCATCGTGTTGCTGCCGGAAATGCTGCTTGGCATTTTGGAAGAAGCCGGTGTGGACCGTTCCAAGATTGAACTGCTGCGTTGTGATCCGTTGTACAGAGTGCATTACAGCAGCGGTCGTGTAATGACCAAAATGACGGAACGCAAACAGCAGGCGGAAGAGATTGAGCGTCTGTTTCCTGGAGAGAGCCACGGATTTACAAGATTCATGAAAGATATGGACACGTTGTTTCCGGCAGGACGTGCTGCGTTTCTGGAGCGGGCTTTTCCTCGGAAAAGGGATTTCTTCACTCCGTCACTGATGTCCCTGATGGGCCGATTGCGTGCGCACAAAAGTGTACGGAAGGCTGTAGGCGATTATTTTCAGCATGAGGAGCTGCTGGATGCGTATTCGCTGCAAAGTCTCTATATTGGGGGATCACCTTTCGGTACGCCGGGTATTTACTCCCTGCTTCCTTATGCAGAACATGAATATGGCATCTGGATGGTGAAAGGTGGCTATGCTGCATTACCCGCCTTACTCGAACAGGAACTGATATCCCGTGGCGGCCGCGTCGTATTGAACACGGAAGTGACAGGACTGAATATCGAGAATGGGATATGCAAAGGTATAGAAACCGCCGCAGGCGCAGAAAATGTGGATGCAGTTATCTACAATGGCGATTTCCCCCATCTGACGGGATTGCTCGGTCAGACGCCTGAAGCCTCCCGGAAACGAAAGCCATACCGTCCATCGTCGGGATGTGTATTGATCTATGCGGGCGTAAACAAAGCTTGGGAGGATGCAACGACGCATCAGTTCTTCTTGCCCCCAAGTCTCGATGGAAGTTTGCGGGAAGTGTTTCATCAGCGCCGTATTCCGGCGAAGTCCTCTTTTTATGTATTCAATCCGGCTGTATTGGACAAGACAGCAGCCCCGCCAGGTCAGAGTGTGTTGTACTTCCTCATTCCGGTGCCGAATGCTGATGGTGTCGACTGGTCTCGAGAGAGTGAGGCGCTGGCAGAACGGGTGTTGGAAGAAGCGGAACAACGTGGATTTCCAGGACTCCGGGAAGCGATCAAGTGGAAAAAAATACGTACTCCCGCTGACGCTGAGCGTGACGGGCTGTATGGCGGCGGCAGCTTTGGCATCGCACCCGTACTGTTTCAATCCGGTGTATACCGGCCACAACCCAAGCCGTTCCCGGCGATTCGGGGCTTATATGCGGCAGGGGCGTCTGTACATCCGGGCGGCGGGGTTCCTATTGTGATGCAAAGTGCACGGATGGCAGTGAATCTACTCATGAGGGAGATGGAAACATGA
- a CDS encoding DMT family transporter: protein MAWMAIVGAGICEIFGVIGINGASSRKGWPYIVLMLVSFVFSFSLLSYAMTSIPMGTAYAVWTGIGTVGSTLTGMFLFGERKEAKRLLFIAMILVAAIGLKLIT, encoded by the coding sequence ATGGCTTGGATGGCAATTGTAGGTGCAGGCATTTGTGAAATTTTTGGTGTCATCGGCATTAATGGTGCTTCTTCCCGGAAGGGCTGGCCTTATATCGTGCTCATGCTCGTATCTTTCGTATTCAGCTTCTCGCTGTTGTCTTATGCGATGACCTCTATTCCCATGGGCACTGCGTATGCGGTGTGGACTGGAATCGGGACGGTGGGCAGTACACTAACAGGCATGTTCCTCTTTGGAGAGCGGAAGGAAGCCAAGCGTCTGCTGTTTATTGCGATGATTTTGGTGGCGGCGATCGGATTGAAACTGATTACGTAA
- a CDS encoding TetR/AcrR family transcriptional regulator — protein sequence MTAHLIRDAALFHFARDGYDGASLRAIADEVGIKKPSIYAHFSGKDDLFLHTLAHAFKEVQRRTLEYFRDHADLPLEQRLKGLLIWFEQEYNGNASARFMLRMCYFPPLSLYSEVMDMVYPFLDGMERSLNRLLQREMRNGGIQAVPAEQAAVAFMTFLDGITVEIIYGSSRRYKRRIEASWPVYWHGIHHLKQEAHFVVPKGDSSS from the coding sequence ATGACTGCACATTTGATTCGGGATGCAGCTCTGTTCCATTTTGCAAGAGATGGGTATGATGGTGCCTCCTTAAGAGCTATTGCTGATGAAGTCGGGATTAAAAAACCGTCCATATATGCACATTTTAGCGGCAAGGATGACTTGTTTTTGCACACTCTTGCGCATGCGTTCAAGGAGGTTCAGCGTCGAACGCTGGAATACTTCCGTGATCACGCCGATCTTCCTCTGGAACAAAGGTTGAAGGGTTTGCTGATATGGTTTGAGCAAGAGTATAACGGTAATGCCTCTGCCCGCTTTATGCTGCGTATGTGCTACTTCCCGCCGCTCTCGCTGTATAGCGAAGTGATGGATATGGTGTATCCGTTTCTGGACGGGATGGAACGTTCACTAAACCGGCTGTTGCAACGCGAGATGCGTAACGGAGGAATACAGGCGGTTCCGGCAGAACAAGCTGCGGTTGCTTTTATGACTTTTCTCGATGGTATTACAGTCGAGATTATTTATGGAAGCTCGCGTCGATACAAGAGACGTATTGAAGCTTCCTGGCCTGTCTATTGGCATGGCATTCATCATCTGAAACAAGAGGCACATTTCGTTGTGCCGAAAGGAGATTCATCATCATGA
- a CDS encoding MerR family transcriptional regulator encodes MYSIKQVAAMLGIPTVTLRAWENRYSAVTPERTESGYRLYTEENVADLRWLKDQVEQHQTNISEAVRMLKENKTSSQEAAAVPASFTPPVPTMEEAYERIADQIYDSLYNFQGERANGLIDFGFTMYGYDSMFYHVLVPILVRIGDAWEQGRASVAQEHFMTQLISQRFYQFFHLFPIYPHLPKVLALCPEGEHHQVGLLLFSLFMRKNGAEVLYLGANTPEEGIFPIIRDQKIRMVCLSVTGSELVERCDQLVARIADEFPDMRFVLGGKGYERAENARYPQWIMPGNSADWQTWMEREYFVEHSPGRK; translated from the coding sequence GTGTATTCCATCAAACAAGTCGCTGCCATGCTGGGTATTCCGACGGTAACGCTCCGGGCTTGGGAGAATCGGTACAGTGCGGTCACCCCTGAACGGACGGAATCGGGTTATCGCTTGTACACGGAAGAAAATGTTGCAGATCTGCGCTGGTTGAAAGACCAGGTGGAGCAGCACCAGACAAATATTTCAGAAGCGGTCCGGATGCTCAAGGAGAACAAAACCAGTTCACAAGAAGCAGCTGCAGTGCCTGCGTCGTTTACACCACCAGTACCCACGATGGAAGAGGCATATGAACGTATAGCCGATCAGATCTACGACTCGTTATACAACTTTCAGGGCGAACGGGCCAATGGTCTGATTGATTTTGGCTTCACCATGTACGGATATGATTCAATGTTTTATCATGTGCTGGTGCCCATACTCGTTCGGATAGGAGATGCATGGGAACAAGGCAGGGCTTCGGTTGCTCAAGAGCATTTCATGACACAACTGATTTCACAGCGCTTCTATCAGTTTTTCCATCTGTTCCCGATCTATCCGCATCTGCCCAAAGTTCTGGCGCTATGCCCGGAAGGGGAGCATCATCAGGTTGGATTATTGTTGTTCTCTCTGTTCATGCGTAAAAATGGTGCAGAAGTGCTTTATCTCGGAGCCAACACGCCGGAAGAGGGAATATTCCCAATTATTCGGGATCAGAAAATCAGGATGGTCTGTCTTTCGGTTACGGGTTCAGAACTTGTCGAGCGGTGTGATCAGCTTGTGGCACGAATTGCAGACGAGTTCCCAGATATGCGCTTTGTACTGGGAGGGAAGGGCTATGAGCGTGCAGAGAACGCACGTTATCCGCAGTGGATTATGCCCGGAAATTCAGCGGACTGGCAAACATGGATGGAACGTGAGTATTTTGTTGAACATTCGCCTGGGCGAAAATAA
- a CDS encoding phytoene desaturase family protein — MIPNQQCKRAAVIGAGPGGLAAAMLLSGQGYEVDVYEKQPVIGGRSSRLELGDYRFDRGATFLMMPQLIEEMFDVVGRKLSDYVEMKELTPLYALNFGDKVFTPSRNREDTAAQIKELFPGNEDNYLRFMQEEEVKFGKVMPLLRRPFGKLADYLKKDAISALPKLDINNTVYGILSRYFTDERLRWAFTFQSKYLGMSAWDCPGTFTILSFIEHQYGLFHPIGGVNRVFQAMADVVEEYGGRIHTSCAVKQVIVRNGRAEGVLLENGERIEADHVVVNADFAHAVNHLFEPGVLKKYTPEKMKRKKYSCSTAMLYLGVDGEVDLPHHSIYFPEDYRLNVDEITKHKVLSADPSLYIHNPSRLDSTLAPEGKSALYVLMPTPNLTGDIDWETEREHVREAMMKRMESIPELSDIRSRIEQFMMFTPLDWQNELDVYQGATFNMAHNLGQMMYLRPHNQFEELKKVWLVGGGTHPGSGLPTIFESARISVRLIQEEDARTRSKLSSYARTAEAGGHS, encoded by the coding sequence ATGATACCGAATCAGCAATGCAAACGTGCAGCTGTCATTGGCGCAGGTCCGGGCGGACTTGCAGCAGCCATGTTATTGTCCGGTCAGGGTTATGAAGTAGATGTATATGAGAAACAGCCAGTCATCGGAGGGCGCTCTTCCAGACTGGAACTGGGAGACTACCGATTCGACCGGGGTGCAACATTTTTGATGATGCCCCAGTTGATTGAAGAAATGTTCGATGTTGTAGGACGCAAGCTATCCGACTATGTGGAGATGAAAGAACTGACTCCGCTGTATGCACTGAACTTTGGTGATAAGGTGTTTACGCCTTCCCGTAACCGTGAGGATACAGCCGCTCAGATTAAGGAGCTTTTCCCGGGCAACGAGGACAATTACCTTCGGTTCATGCAGGAAGAAGAAGTGAAGTTTGGCAAAGTCATGCCTTTGCTGCGCAGGCCCTTCGGAAAACTGGCCGATTATTTGAAGAAAGATGCCATATCTGCTCTGCCGAAATTGGACATTAACAATACGGTCTACGGCATCCTCTCCCGTTACTTTACAGATGAGCGTCTCCGCTGGGCATTTACGTTCCAGTCCAAATACCTAGGCATGTCGGCCTGGGATTGCCCGGGTACGTTTACGATTCTGTCGTTTATTGAGCACCAGTATGGATTATTTCACCCTATTGGTGGAGTGAATCGCGTATTTCAGGCCATGGCTGATGTCGTCGAGGAGTACGGAGGACGAATACATACATCCTGTGCAGTTAAACAAGTTATTGTTCGCAATGGGCGAGCAGAAGGTGTTTTGCTTGAAAACGGTGAACGCATCGAAGCGGATCATGTCGTTGTTAATGCAGACTTTGCGCATGCCGTGAACCATCTTTTTGAACCAGGCGTACTCAAGAAATATACACCGGAGAAAATGAAGCGTAAAAAGTACTCCTGCTCCACAGCCATGCTGTATCTGGGTGTGGACGGTGAAGTGGATTTACCGCATCATTCCATTTATTTTCCCGAGGACTATCGACTTAACGTCGACGAGATTACGAAGCACAAAGTGTTATCTGCAGATCCATCTCTATATATTCATAACCCATCCAGACTCGATTCGACACTTGCACCGGAAGGGAAATCTGCTTTATATGTGCTCATGCCTACGCCGAACCTGACCGGAGACATTGATTGGGAGACAGAGCGGGAGCATGTGCGGGAAGCCATGATGAAACGAATGGAATCCATCCCCGAATTGTCAGACATCCGCAGCCGTATTGAACAATTCATGATGTTTACACCGCTGGACTGGCAAAATGAACTGGATGTGTATCAAGGAGCTACATTCAACATGGCTCATAACCTCGGACAAATGATGTATTTGAGGCCGCATAACCAGTTTGAGGAGTTGAAAAAGGTGTGGCTGGTGGGTGGTGGGACCCACCCGGGAAGTGGATTGCCGACCATCTTTGAATCGGCTCGGATCAGCGTCAGACTGATCCAGGAAGAGGACGCACGCACACGCTCGAAGCTATCTTCTTATGCAAGAACGGCAGAAGCAGGAGGTCATTCATGA
- a CDS encoding phospholipase D family protein has translation MFSYRRQASDRKSSHGKFPYIRTGLILLVLWLIAVMLYQTYKPLPSGISYESPEYRVGQVQFLNDLTYPSADGQMEHEQQIFQRMLQVVEDAEQFVVVDMFLFNNYQHKGQHFPPVSTEFTDTLVAKKNQNPNMDIWFITDEVNTNYNSAPNPLLEQMKQAGIHVVITDVDPLRDSTPVYSAVWRTFIQWSGQSGNGWIPNLMATDGPDVTIRSYLKLLNVKANHRKVVVSEKTAIVSSGNIHDASAYHSNIAFEITGPIIGDILESEQAVVNFSGGGKLPSYIAPSTDPNKGDLRIRYLTEGKVNDTVLHEINLLAKGDTLWMGMFYIASPKVVDELIEASKRGVEIRLVLDPNENAFGQEKTGIPNRPVAAELHDKSDGKIQIRWYNTTKEQYHTKMMYIAKATGDHIVIGGSTNFTPRNMNDYNLENDLWVAAPPDNSFTRDVADYFDRIWINEDAEFTLDLDEFQEKTTFLKKIVYKLQLILGLTTF, from the coding sequence TTGTTCTCTTATCGCCGCCAGGCATCAGACCGCAAGTCTTCACACGGAAAATTTCCATACATAAGAACAGGTCTCATTCTACTGGTGTTATGGCTCATCGCCGTCATGCTCTATCAGACCTATAAGCCACTACCGTCCGGCATTTCCTATGAAAGTCCTGAATACCGTGTGGGACAGGTACAGTTTCTGAATGATCTCACCTATCCTTCCGCTGATGGACAAATGGAGCATGAACAGCAGATCTTTCAGCGCATGCTTCAGGTTGTCGAGGATGCGGAACAGTTCGTCGTAGTGGATATGTTTTTATTCAATAACTATCAGCACAAAGGTCAGCATTTCCCACCTGTTAGCACAGAGTTTACAGATACACTCGTCGCCAAAAAAAATCAGAATCCGAATATGGATATCTGGTTCATTACGGATGAGGTGAACACCAACTACAACTCTGCACCCAATCCGCTGCTGGAGCAGATGAAGCAGGCCGGAATTCATGTAGTCATCACAGATGTGGACCCTTTACGCGATTCCACTCCCGTGTATTCTGCTGTATGGCGCACTTTCATCCAGTGGTCTGGACAATCCGGGAATGGCTGGATTCCGAATCTGATGGCAACGGATGGCCCGGATGTCACCATACGTTCCTACCTCAAATTGCTCAATGTGAAGGCCAACCATCGCAAAGTGGTGGTCAGCGAGAAGACAGCGATTGTGTCTTCAGGCAATATTCATGATGCCAGTGCCTACCATTCAAACATTGCTTTTGAGATAACTGGCCCGATCATTGGGGATATCCTTGAATCGGAGCAGGCTGTAGTGAATTTCTCAGGCGGAGGAAAGCTCCCGTCCTATATAGCTCCTTCCACAGATCCGAATAAGGGAGATTTGCGAATTCGCTATCTGACCGAAGGTAAAGTGAATGACACCGTGCTCCATGAGATCAATCTATTGGCAAAAGGTGATACCTTGTGGATGGGCATGTTCTACATCGCTTCACCCAAAGTAGTAGATGAGCTGATTGAAGCCTCCAAACGTGGAGTTGAGATACGGCTTGTACTCGACCCGAATGAAAATGCTTTTGGTCAGGAGAAAACGGGCATTCCCAATCGACCTGTAGCTGCTGAGTTACATGATAAATCGGATGGCAAAATCCAAATTCGCTGGTATAACACAACCAAGGAGCAATATCACACCAAGATGATGTATATTGCCAAAGCTACCGGGGATCATATCGTCATTGGCGGATCAACCAACTTCACCCCCAGAAACATGAATGATTACAATCTGGAAAATGACCTCTGGGTCGCTGCCCCACCCGACAACTCATTTACTCGTGATGTCGCTGATTATTTTGACCGCATATGGATTAATGAGGATGCCGAATTCACCCTGGACCTGGATGAATTCCAGGAGAAGACTACATTTTTGAAAAAAATCGTATATAAGCTGCAACTGATTTTGGGTTTAACGACCTTTTAA
- a CDS encoding phytoene/squalene synthase family protein, with protein sequence MNEAILNKCEELMQKGSSSFYQAFRGLPSPRREAVYVIYAFCRMIDDSVDEPEQSVYTIHEIRNLFDRLDEAGGHFIWPALRWLFTSFPHLDKGPFFRQMDGQLTDLEVTHYTTLEELEHYCYLVAGTVGEMLLPVLRDDNGIDVAMNGIALGKGMQIVNIIRDVGEDRARARRYVPLELMEKHGYSEQDWADGVVDERFMAIIHDLKAAALNWFRIGMDRLDTYPTESAFAIELAAAFYSTILHAVERNEYDVYTKRAYVSDELKLEMLGAIVKRYPMLAYQASHTAVS encoded by the coding sequence ATGAATGAAGCGATTTTGAACAAGTGTGAGGAATTAATGCAAAAAGGCTCGTCATCTTTTTATCAAGCCTTCAGAGGTCTGCCCAGTCCGCGCCGTGAAGCAGTATATGTGATCTATGCCTTCTGCCGCATGATCGATGACAGTGTGGATGAGCCGGAACAGTCGGTCTATACCATTCATGAGATCCGCAATTTGTTCGATCGGTTGGACGAAGCGGGAGGACACTTTATCTGGCCGGCATTACGATGGTTGTTTACGAGCTTTCCCCATCTGGACAAGGGGCCTTTCTTCCGCCAAATGGACGGACAATTAACCGATCTTGAAGTGACACATTACACAACGCTGGAGGAATTGGAGCATTATTGTTATCTGGTTGCCGGAACCGTAGGCGAGATGCTGCTGCCTGTATTGCGCGATGATAACGGTATAGACGTGGCGATGAACGGGATCGCGCTGGGCAAAGGTATGCAAATCGTCAATATCATCCGTGATGTGGGCGAAGACCGGGCAAGAGCCCGTCGCTATGTTCCGCTGGAGTTGATGGAGAAGCATGGATATTCAGAACAGGATTGGGCTGACGGTGTTGTTGACGAAAGGTTTATGGCTATTATTCATGATTTAAAAGCAGCTGCCCTGAACTGGTTCCGTATCGGTATGGACCGTCTGGATACGTATCCAACCGAAAGTGCGTTTGCCATAGAGCTGGCGGCTGCCTTCTATTCAACTATTCTGCATGCAGTTGAGCGCAACGAATATGACGTTTATACGAAGCGGGCATATGTGAGTGATGAACTGAAACTGGAGATGCTGGGTGCCATTGTGAAACGTTATCCAATGCTGGCTTACCAGGCTTCCCACACGGCGGTATCCTGA
- a CDS encoding DMT family transporter, with translation MNRNWLYVFIGGIIEIVWVSGLKHASNVWEWALTALAIILSFGLIIAASKRLPVGTVYAVFTGIGTAGTVLTEMLLFGEAFSLAKVLLIGLLLCGVVGLKLVTDQQSAKGGEA, from the coding sequence ATGAACCGCAACTGGTTGTATGTATTCATCGGAGGAATTATTGAGATTGTATGGGTAAGCGGGTTGAAACACGCCTCTAACGTTTGGGAGTGGGCGTTGACTGCCCTGGCCATCATCCTTAGCTTTGGATTAATCATCGCTGCTTCCAAAAGATTGCCTGTGGGTACGGTATATGCCGTATTTACGGGGATTGGTACCGCAGGTACGGTACTGACCGAAATGCTGCTATTTGGTGAAGCCTTCTCACTAGCCAAGGTTTTGCTCATCGGTCTGCTGCTATGCGGTGTGGTTGGACTGAAGTTGGTCACGGATCAACAATCGGCAAAAGGAGGTGAAGCATAA